In a genomic window of Epinephelus lanceolatus isolate andai-2023 chromosome 3, ASM4190304v1, whole genome shotgun sequence:
- the LOC117254710 gene encoding caspase-6-like, with translation MSSTAEDICGGSVVKDSKTATDRTACTENLTETVAFIRSSLPLDPAKEYEMDNKRRGLALIFNQERFNWRLGLNDRHGTEADGKNLEKRLTELKFEVRAYDDLGKKEVEDRITEAAEADHSDADCFLLVFLSHGNDDHVFAKDGKIPIQDITSLFKGDKCRSLVGKPKIFIFQACRGDKHDDPVTACDAVDSVLKTNEMVVNASGVHTLPAGADFIMCYSVAEGYFSHRETIKGSWYIQDLCELLQEYGNSLEFTELLTLVNRKVSMRSVEKSRDRNAIGKKQVPCFASMLTKKLYFRPKK, from the exons CATGCACGGAGAACCTAACAGAGACTGTCGCCTTCATCAGAAG CTCTTTGCCTTTGGATCCTGCAAAGGAGTACGAGATGGACAACAAACGACGAGGCCTTGCACTCATCTTTAACCAGGAGCGCTTCAACTGGCGCCTGGGGCTAAATGACAGGCATGGAACCGAGGCTGATGGGAAAAACTTGGAGAAAAG ACTGACGGAGCTAAAATTTGAAGTGAGGGCTTATGATGACCTCGGAAAGAAGGAAGTCGAAGATAGAATCACTGAAG CCGCAGAAGCCGACCATTCAGATGCAGACTGCTTTTTGCTCGTCTTCCTGAGTCACGGCAATGATGATCATGTTTTTGCTAAAGATGGCAAGATCCCCATTCAGGATATCACATCCCTGTTCAAAGGAGACAAGTGCAGGAGCCTCGTAGGAAAGCCAAAGATCTTTATATTTCAG GCATGCCGAGGAGATAAGCATGATGACCCAGTTACTGCCTGTGATGCAGTGGATAGTGTGTTGAAGACAAATGAGATGGTGGTGAACGCCAGCGGTGTACACACTCTCCCTGCTGGGGCTGATTTCATCATGTGCTACTCTGTGGCTGAAG GTTACTTTTCCCACCGGGAGACGATCAAAGGTTCCTGGTATATTCAGGATCTGTGTGAGCTGCTTCAGGAGTATGGGAACTCCCTTGAATTCACAGAATTACTGACGCTGGTGAACAGGAAAGTGTCGATGAGGAGTGTCGAGAAAAGTAGAGACAGGAATGCCATTGGGAAGAAGCAAGTACCTTGCTTTGCTTCAATGCTCACCAAGAAACTTTACTTCCGACCAAAGAAGTAA